The Vicia villosa cultivar HV-30 ecotype Madison, WI unplaced genomic scaffold, Vvil1.0 ctg.000659F_1_1, whole genome shotgun sequence genome has a window encoding:
- the LOC131630221 gene encoding F-box/kelch-repeat protein At3g23880-like, with translation MNLIPTCHRRSPVYLPEELVAEVLSILPVKSLLQLRCVSKSWKSLISNPIFVKQHLNRSTRNANLTLVSSFLNEGVAAFCISFFNEHTEMRLRVWNPATRAISEKLGFSSYDNVSHPPTLTFGYDDSTDTYKVTYFIPNRRGVRVLSLGHNVWRNIQNSPQDHGFKLRFDEGPIINPNLRVLRDCLCFSHDFNQTHFVIWQMKEFGVEDSWTQLLKISYHSNLQIDYPFDEFHHSLVPLCLLEKNDTLLLTYTYQRHITLYNWRDNRVKRINQSWPFHPKNYVECLVWYC, from the exons ATGAATCTCATCCCAACATGTCACCGTCGCTCGCCGGTATATCTCCCGGAAGAACTTGTTGCCGAAGTGCTTTCGATTCTTCCCGTCAAATCACTCCTGCAACTGAGATGTGTTAGTAAGTCATGGAAGTCACTCATCTCCAATCCCATCTTTGTCAAACAACACCTTAATCGATCTACACGGAATGCCAACCTCACACTtgtctcttctttcttgaatgagGGTGTGGCAGCTTTTT GTATTTCTTTCTTCAATGAGCATACAGAGATGCGTCTTCGTGTTTGGAATCCCGCCACCCGGGCAATATcagaaaaattagggttttccagcTATGACAACGTAAGTCATCCTCCTACTTTGACATTTGGTTATGATGATTCAACGGACACTTATAAGGTGACCTATTTCATTCCAAATAGAAGAGGGGTTAGAGTTCTTAGTTTGGGCCATAATGTTTGGAGAAATATTCAAAATTCTCCCCAggatcatggttttaaattgcg TTTTGATGAAGGGCCAATTATTAATCCAAATCTACGCGTGTTAAGGGATTGTCTTTGTTTTTCTCATGATTTCAATCAAACTCATTTTGTTATATGGCAAATGAAGGAATTTGGAGTGGAAGACTCTTGGACTCAACTCCTTAAAATTAGTTATCATAGCAATCTTCAAATTGATTATCCATTTGATGAATTCCATCATAGCTTGGTGCCATTATGCCTTTTGGAGAAGAATGATACACTGTTATTGACATACACATATCAACGTCATATAACTCTCTATAATTGGAGAGATAATAGAGTTAAAAGAATCAATCAATCTTGGCCGTTCCATCCCAAGAATTATGTTGAATGTTTGGTTTGGTATTGTTGA